Proteins from a single region of Pseudorasbora parva isolate DD20220531a chromosome 22, ASM2467924v1, whole genome shotgun sequence:
- the LOC137058330 gene encoding ribonuclease inhibitor, translating into MFDLRKYNITLEGFQRFSPAIMCFKRVLLKGSRFTEQHCENLTGYLKSPNSLLTHLDLSHNALGRSALVQISTALCDPNCQIQILNLSHNDLQSQDMELIRDVLLGENTNLRELDLSDNPLGDSGVKLLSSGLRSAECHLEVLK; encoded by the exons atgttTGACCTCAGGAAATACAACATCACTTTGGAAGGGTTTCAGAGATTCTCCCCAGCCATCATGTGCTTTAAACGGGTTCT GCTCAAAGGAAGCAGGTTTACAGAGCAGCACTGTGAGAACCTGACGGGTTACCTGAAGTCACCAAACTCTCTCCTAACTCATCTTGATCTGAGCCACAATGCTCTGGGACGCTCCGCGCTGGTCCAGATTTCCACTGCGCTCTGTGATCCCAATTGCCAGATTCAGATCCTAAACCTCAGCCACAATGACCTCCAGAGTCAGGACATGGAGCTGATCAGGGATGTGCTTTTAGGAGAAAACACGAATCTAAGAGAGCTGGACCTCAGCGACAATCCTCTGGGagattcaggagtgaagctTCTCTCATCTGGACTGAGGAGCGCAGAATGTCATCTTGAAGTTCTGAAGTAA